A single genomic interval of Dysidea avara chromosome 6, odDysAvar1.4, whole genome shotgun sequence harbors:
- the LOC136257868 gene encoding uncharacterized protein → MKQPKHILFGVCGCILILIVLFCYSGYSTEVTAKNKHHAPKVYRYALSSSYWEQQTNAILNMFCFQRWASSVGLTVVEPFVHMSELQFSHELLHDNGTMFGTLILRDYIDIDYWNERAKKSGIPSLKSWEDFTQFSTKKIIVVIISYNVGTGGTFVGEGINNHPPCLKQKTLFFNDHLKLFNALKFEIARVVCISFSGHYIISPKTFAAPLKIGNQKENVTIWLSEWQGVENGRVAFTGLGKNIFGRLHVKGGINSLVSMIHPSQRLISDSKRYVNQIIGRDFDQYVAIVFRTKEGDIAYFNGCADQLDQYLKSLPNSSTFLAIDMGRFGDKTKADQLDFDDQGKYTGKGKELFQKILNIVYGNKSIESYENDFIQAANGVVDSGYVGGVQRTIAINARNLVIIGGHSSFQKTVVLHMKQRHSNAIKYICYE, encoded by the coding sequence ATGAAGCAACCAAAGCATATACTATTTGGGGTTTGTGGATGTATTTTGATACTGATAGTGTTGttttgttacagtggttattcaACTGAAGTTACAGCAAAAAACAAACATCATGCACCAAAAGTCTACAGATATGCACTAAGCAGTAGCTACTGGGAGCAACAGACCAATGCAATTCTTAACATGTTTTGTTTTCAAAGATGGGCCAGCTCTGTTGGTCTCACAGTAGTGGAGCCATTTGTCCATATGTCAGAGTTGCAGTTCTCACATGAGCTGCTTCACGATAATGGTACAATGTTTGGTACACTAATACTTCGTGACTACATTGATATTGACTACTGGAATGAACGAGCAAAGAAGTCAGGTATACCATCATTGAAAAGTTGGGAAGATTTCACTCAATTTTCAACAAAGAAAATTATTGTAGTAATAATCTCTTATAATGTTGGAACTGGCGGCACTTTTGTGGGTGAAGGAATTAATAATCATCCTCCTTGCCTTAAACAGAAGACATTATTTTTTAATGATCACCTCAAGTTGTTTAATGCACTTAAATTTGAAATCGCCAGGGTTGTGTGTATCTCATTTAGTGGTCATTATATAATATCACCAAAAACATTTGCTGCTCCTTTAAAAATAGGTAATCAGAAAGAAAATGTTACAATATGGCTTAGTGAATGGCAAGGTGTTGAAAACGGACGGGTAGCCTTTACTGGATTAGGGAAGAACATTTTCGGAAGACTTCACGTTAAAGGTGGAATTAATAGTCTTGTTAGCATGATTCATCCCAGCCAGAGACTTATATCTGACAGCAAGCGATATGTCAATCAAATCATAGGCCGTGATTTTGATCAGTATGTTGCCATAGTATTTCGCACTAAGGAAGGTGATATTGCATATTTCAATGGGTGTGCAGATCAGCTGGATCAATATTTAAAATCTTTACCTAATTCTTCTACTTTCTTGGCTATTGACATGGGCAGATTTGGGGACAAAACTAAGGCTGATCAACTTGACTTTGATGATCAAGGAAAATATACTGGAAAGGGAAAGGAATTGTTTCAAAAAATTTTAAACATTGTGTATGGAAACAAATCCATTGAGTCTTATGAGAATGACTTCATACAAGCTGCTAATGGAGTAGTGGACAGTGGATATGTGGGAGGAGTACAAAGAACTATTGCCATAAATGCTAGAAATCTTGTCATTATTGGTGGACATTCTTCTTTCCAGAAAACGGTAGTGTTACACATGAAGCAGCGACATAGTAATGCAATCAAGTATATCTGCTATGAATAA